gtataaaaagttgccaaaagtatatgaaagttgtataatattggcatggaacaataaaaaattatagatacgacggaggcgtatcagtacccaacagtctcctttgggtatcctatgaagacgcatttctccgatttgggttcgagcttatcaggttgaagctttttcacataagaatcgcagccccaaactgtaagaaacgacagcttaggtttcttgccaaaccacagttcatatgctgtcgtctcaacggatttagatggtgccctatttaacgtgaatgcagccgtctctaaagcataaccccaaaacgatagtggtaaatcggtaagagacatcatagatcgcaccatatctaataaagtatggttacgacgttcggaaacaccattacgccgtggtgttccaggtggcgtgagttgcgaaactatttcacattgtttcaaatgaagaccaaactcataactcaaatattcacctccacgatcagatcgtagaaactttgttttcttgttactatgattttCCACTTCTGTCAAAGGAGTTCGTTCTAAATCTCTCGCTGGATCATCTTCAAGATTTAGTCACTTCATTTTGTGCAACAAATCGAATAAAAGGTTTCAACACGCTTGATTACTGTCTGGAAAGGATGGTAGCTCAGGGTGTCATAACTGAAGAAGCCTATAACAGTGCAAAAGTGAACTTTCATGTATGTTTTCTGATATTCTGTGCACTCAACAGACTCTGAACTAGTTTTCTTTTTGTTTGAAGTAGTTACATGTCGTTTGTACACCCAACATTGTCTTGAACAGTGCATGACCTATAATGGTTGTTTTATTGCAGAGTTTCCAAAGATATCGCATAAAGGAATTTGAGAAACTCAACACAGCCAGAGTTGAAGAGGCTCGTGAGCTATTGGAGGATGGAATAGCCCTCATTGGGAATTTCAGAATCACAACCGATTATCATAGGCTTGGTCCCAATGATATCTACGACATTCCTAAGGGGGCAACATTCGAAACAAATCCTGCAGGGCAGGCCTGTTCCCATTGCGTGGTGATTGTTGGTTACGGCAGGACAAGTGATGGGCTGTCATAGTATATCTTTCAAAATTCGTACGGTAAAAAGTGGGGAGACGATGGTTTTGGCCGAGTAGCTTGTAGTTGTCTCAAATATCTGTACCGTGCTAGTGTTTAGGTTATCGAGTACTGCAGGATGGTGCTCATGTTAAAAGTGACACTGATATAGAATACCCACGCTTTTTGTAAAGCAGCCATCTGACAGGAGTTCTTGACAGCCCTCATACATGTGGTTGTAGATGTTTCAGTTATCACAGATTTGGAGCCTCGCTGTAATGTCAGATGTACTGATGGAGAGCAATAGGAGTATCTTATAGCAGAGTTGGAGCCTCACTGTAATGTCTGCTTAATTGCAGAGAGCTGCAGAACTTATGTCAGTCAGTTGAATTTAGCAATGCCTTGTCTTTCATTTTTCTGTACATTCTAGCTGGTGATTCCCAGCATTTTTCATTATTGTGTTGAATTTTATGGAGCGTCCAACAGACTAGCAGGCTTGGCTGGCAGTAGGATTTTTTAGTTAAAGTAGAAATTAGCTTGCATATGTAAGGATTTATTTTGCGCTGTTAGATATATAATCGTTCTGTTTCCGTGAGATTAATGCCTGCTGCTTATTCGTATAATCTAGCAAGAACAATCAGCACATATAGCAACTTTTGCGTTTTTATTCAGTTTGTTGGGCTTATAATAGCAACCAACTATCATGCTTTGCTTGATGACGTTGTGACATTTTATTTTATACTTGTATGcattttattttttgcaaaaaagtTGTTTTTTAAGGTAGTAACACTTACAGTGCAAAGCCTATCATATATTCTCGGTACTCATTACACATCACAAGGTAACAGGATTACTAAGATGGCATGCATCAATGAGGTCCTGTTCATAGATTTCAGGAGAGGTGTTCCTGAATCTCTAACCTGACTTGCAAAATGGCTCACTCTTACGCACAGATAAAGCTCCTCGGCGTTTTGTTTTGAGCTAATGCCATGTGAAGATTGCAGATAAAATTCCACTCTTCAGTATGTATGGATTATTTTGACTGTAATCCTCTCAGTTCACTTGTTGCTCAAACTCCTCTGTATCCTCTTTTTAAATTAAATTAGTAAACTTACAAATAGATGTTCGCATTGGACAATATAAGACATAAATTACAACGAAAGAGGGGCTTGAACCCCAAAAGACCGTTACAACTTACAAAGATGTAGTAGCATTAATCCACACCCTTTGTTTTGAAGGGCTAGTCACTACCGACTTGATAATAGGGCAATATTCTTGCGGGCTTTTAGAGGCCGAGCTCTAGGGAGCTAGTTTTGAAAGAACAAATTACTACAGTGTGAATTTTTTtgtgaacaatcacacatgtgtcTTACGTGGAACTACGTATGTGTGAAAATTCATAACCATATACTTCCACACATGGCGTACAGAAAAAAGCCAAAACGTATTTTTAAGATGGGCCAATTTCTTTTGTTCGGCTGAATTTTTCTTTTTTGTACAGCCTACAAAATACAAAAAAATCAAATGATTTTTCACAAGCCAGTGAAAAAAGATGTTTCCACGGAATTCTTTTCAAATTGTTTTGAAACTTGAAAATATgacttttcaatttttttaaatacaAAGCTCCCCGGAGCTCGGCCTTCATTGGTATTTTCCGAATATTCTCTCCCTTTTCACACCAAGTAAAGAGAATATCTCGCACCAAGTAAAATTTGAAATACTGCGACTCCCAGTCCAGGTTTAAAATACGCAAATCAGGAGTTTCTTAGGACACATCATCCTATACTCATTCAGTTACAATAATTTATTACGCCGATTCAAGCATAATTTTAGTTAATATTAAAGATACATATTACAATAACATGTCACATGCATCACCTCTTGCAACGGTACTTCTCGAAAAGGAACTTGCTTGTCAGACCATCAGCATATAGTAGACCAAGACCAAACAGATTAGTTGGTGGATAGATTCCTCTCATCACATAAAACAGTCATCATCACTGTCCAGCTCCTCCAAGTGAAAAATCATCTCATTATGTCCACCCAAGTAGCCACCGCCCGAGGGATGCCTAAGCTCCTTTGCTCGATCATCGCACCCGAAACAATGACCTTGTTGATGCGTGGAAAAATATATGTACACATTAGCACATGATATGACTAACGGAAAAtcatggagattccaccaagtatATAGTTACCAACTTACCATAATTGTTTTCTTCCAAAGGTGTGCAGAGAACAACATCCTCTTCCTGTGTGCAGTCAGGTCGCATCTCAGCAAAGAACATAGTATGTCTGCCATCTGAACCTTTCACCAGAAAGTTGGAGTGCACATATAGTGCTGCGCATCCATCGACTTGATTACTCTCTTTCTCTTCCACAAATTCCAACTCAGAGAGCTGAAATAGAAGCGGTCGACACATGTGAGTATAACAGACCGGTCAGCAGTAAATCGCATGATCTGCATGGATGTTCTAGCCAACCATGAGTAGTAAAAATAATGAACTACAACAGCAGTTTAGTTCCATAATAACTCAAACACACCTTAATACGGGTCGTTAAGCAAAAAAAGCAAGCAAACATAAATATTTGATTATGATTTATTTTGGCATACCTGAATGTTGTTTCGCTTGGCATACGTGTTGAGCGCTATGACCAAGCCCTTGCGCTTACGCTCTTGTCTGCGTTTCAGCTTCTCATCAGGGGACGGTGACTTGGGCCTGAGACTGAACTGACGTTTGGCGTCAGCTACCCACAGATCACCAAACTCCTTGAGAGTAATCGATGATGGTCTAGGAACGGGACCATCCCCTATCTGCAGTCTGGCAGAGCCGTCACTGCATGCATGGACATAGAGAAATTATGATGTAAACACAATGGAGCCAAGGTTGCCTGAGCTAATTAGAAGACATGGCGATTAAGAGTCTTCTCTAAATAAGCCCTTACATTACTACACCAAACTGGCTGTTATAATGTAATGTTCAATAGTCTAAgttctatccccccccccccccccccccccccacacacacacacacactcacagaCACAGACAGCCCGAAAATCTAAGGCTTATTTTGTTTGGTCTAAGATAAAAAATCACTGTATGGATACTAATCTATTGGCATTCACTTTATGTCATACGTTTCATCAAGCTCTTGATTGCATCTTAAGTTCTTCAAATATTATTGATTCCTTCATACTAGATCAAATGTGAAGTACGATATCCCCAAAGTTGCATATATGAAAGTAGTGTCATCCACACAAAAAAAAGAGTAGTGTCTGCATACGTACATCCAAAATTCTCCAGAAACACAACAGGTTGCGTTGGCGGACGACATGGCCACCGACCGATGGAGCACTCCTGCTTCAGATCAGATATATAATTAACAGCAGGAATAAGCGAAACCCCTTTGGGGGTGGCGGATCCCCACCGGGTAAATCACAAGGACGGCGGTACCTGTACTGTAACTGGAGCGAGATATGGAGAGGGCGGGTGGTGAGGAAGGAGGAGATCGCCGGCGGTGAGATCAAACCGCCTCCGCCGCCGAGACCTAGATGGATTTCTCTGTTGCCTTTTCTTTCCTCTGGTGGACTGGACTGGAGAACGCGTTTAGCGCTGGCAAAAACGGTTGCGACGGCTGTGCGCGGAAATTTTGAACATTTCTTAAATATAGCAAAagagcctgtgcgttgcaacgggagaatgcAAGGCCTGAACAGGCTCGAAGGCATAGATATTCTAATTGTGCAATATTATCAAACATGTCAAATATGTACCTTTAGGATCCTCGTACACGTCAGATAGCATTGCCGATTTTTGTTAACGTTTAACTCACTTCTCTTCTTCTTATTCCACCCATTATCTCTGTCGCCCAATTCAAGATTGTCGCTATAAGCAATGGTACATCCGACATGCAATACCGACGGGTATTGAGGAGGAAATATAGAAAGTATAAAAAAAGAGCATTCTAAGGGCGATTGGAGTCGAGAAAGTCGATAAAATCCTGGAGATAAAATGTTACGTATGGTATAAAAAGAGTCATTCTGCTTCCGCTCGTTTGATTTTCAAAGACGGGTCGCCATTCATCATCATGGTGGTGACATAACTCGACTCTGGTGCTTTTGCACAGGAAGAACAACATGTTGGTCAGCGAGGGTTGCGGATGAGTATGGTGTCTTGTGTCTGGGAGTGGCGAGATAATAAATCTCATACCTGTGTATGATGAAGCTGGTGCCTGACCCGTCTTTGTCGAGAACTCGAGATAGAAGGTGAGGTTGTGTAGCTTTGTACCTAATGTACACCTTACCGTTGCCGTCATCAGGGCCTAGATGCCGCCACCATAGGCCTTGCCTCTACAAGGTACCGCATCTGACAATGCAATTTGTGGACGCCGTTTTCAAGTCTGTTCTCTATTGCAGACTCTCACCACCATCGCTCGCTCGCAGAGGTCAGCGACATGTCCCTGACATGGAAAAGCATTACTACTTTATAAATAGGTAGTTCTGATTCAATGGAAGAAAAACAGATGATGTATGCATCCAATAAGCTATTACTTTGAGAAGAGTGTAGAATAGCGCTGCACCTTCTTGTTGGGCCAGCGCACAAATCTCTTAGTCGGTTCATCTGCAAAGCACCAGCCCGCCATGGATCCAGCATGTCAGCTTCCAACAGTCCGGCGTCATCCTGTTTGTCTTTCTTGCCGTTGGCTTGCCTCGTACAGTTTTCCTTTTCTAGATAAATCACACCTAAATCCGTCAAAGCTAGCTTCTTCCAGCAGACAAATACGTTCCAAAAAATACAGAGCATCAGGTCATGTGGTAGAGATGAATTGGTCTGGTGCCACCAACGAAACACAGAAGCAACACATCGCTAGAGAAACTGAGAGAGGGGAGCATGCATGGAAGTACGACAAAATTTAATCACCCGGGTTCACCTAAATTACCTCGAAAGTATGAATCGGCAGTCCTTAGCGGAACTGGTGCATGTATCCAGACGAAAAAAAAACACATATATATTGAGCAGCTTCATGGATAATCAAAGACGCAGATGGCTACGCCTCAAGTATATCAATCTCACAAAATCCACAACAAATTTCCCAACTCTGTACTCGATCCAAAGAACCCGCACACTATCTATAGGAGTTGGCGCGCGCGAACCTTTTTTTGCTGTCGGAGGAGGAAATCCGGCGCCAGCGGTCACGACGACCGTGACGGCCACCATGGTCTCCGTGCTCTACTCTGCAGGAACTCCATTGATGCATGTTGCTCCCTGGCATGGATTCCCCCATTGGCCACAAGAAAGAGGGACCAAGGCCTGGTGAAGCGAGATGGGCAGATGTTCAGGAGGAGGCGACCGAGGATGCAGAGGACCAGGCCGTCGGAATCACGGGAATCGCTGGAGTGTAGCAGACTGCAACCACCCGTACGCCATCTACAtcagggggcggcggtggcggcgagaaGCCCTGAGCCTCgtacagggccggtcctgagattttcgGGGCCCGGGGCGAGACTAAAACCCGGGGCCCTTAATGTAGACATAATAGCGATAAAAATTAATCTGCATATGTATGAAATATTGCCAATAACACCTACATGCATCCAAAATCAGTATATATATCAAATAATTTACACATATTACCTAAAAATGTCCTAATCCATCATGTGCTGATGATCTCTGATTCGTGCTAATGGTAGACATGAAGATCTTATAGTTGAAGCAAAAAACTTTGTCAACCTTTGGAATAAACTCCTACTAATGCTAGACTTGAAGGTCTTACAATGGAAGCAAAAAGCTTTGTCGACATCTTTTGAATAAACTAGTCATTTTATCATGTTCCTCCCCATCTCTTAATTTCCTATGATAATGACCATATGAAAAACATCTTCCTGCATCATGTAGATGGTATGGCATTTTCTGTCCTCTCTCATAGACCCTTTCTCAAGTAAGATGTTTCTTGTATTTTTATCAAGATTATCCTAATTTTTTCATAAATATCAGTAGCATAAACTGGTTGTTCATGATCACTAGCTGACTGTACATGTACATCCAATGAATTACCTACATACTCAGAGGTCAGAGCACCTTACGTTGTTATCGTTGCTGTTGGTGTCGATATTTTCTTCTCGCTGATCAAGTTCTTAATTGCCATTAGTTGGTTGCCCTTCCTCTATGGAATGCCAACTCTCTTAGAAAAAATTATGAATATTTCTACTCTGTGATTGTACTAATTCATCCACAACTTTCTTATGGATGACAGGATATATAAGACACAatgctgaaaataaataaataaattgcatcaattgACAATTGTTGAACAGTACCGATGTGTCGGCTATTCATCTAATAAACTAGGAACCTCAATATGAATAGAAGATATACCTCGGATGGTCGAATCGTTGACGGACGGAGAGCAAGGCAGGGCTTCGACGGCCCCATGGAGGCAGGGAATTGAAATCGGCGGTTGATCTGAATTAGTGAGGAAATTTTGTTTTAGAAGGAAAGGGCCGCTGAGAAATTGGGAATCGCTGCGTGAACTGCGTGCGAGATGGAAGAAGGGATCAATCTGTTTCTTTTTTATCGACATGCACGAACTAATCAAGGAAAGAATCGGAAAGGATCAATCAGTTCATTTTTTTAATGTGCACGTAGTAACTAGGAACGACCGAATCGATCGCTGGCTTCCTTCCTAGCGGCAAATATGTTGGACCATCGTGCGTACGATCCATCGTGCTGCCTGAGGCCCAGCCGTCTAGTCCACAGAATTTTTTTGATGACCGGAAATATGTTGGACCATAGCTAACATGTGTATACCTAGGGAGGGGCCCCTCGatcttgggggcccggggcggccgcccccctgcccccctcagggccggccctggccTCGTAACCAAGCCGGCCGGCTCGTGCCCTATGAGATCCGGACTGCGTCACGCCGCCGCtgcttccttttttttatttgtcaCGCTGCCGCTGCTTCCGTCCAATGGTTCGCGTGAAACCCAGAAGCGACACGTGCGTGTCTGGCCGTATATTTAGATATGAGCATAGAAAATTTACGGAATCCTGAGTCGTAACCTTTTCAGTCACGGTGTAGATCGCTGGTTTTCCAAGTAAGCAACTTCCGGTTTTGCACGACGGAGGAGCGAGAAACGACATACAACAACGGACGGGTAGACGCAAGAAAAATTATTGGTACATGATCACATgaatagtaccacctcgtttatattataATTTTGTCCATATaaatcgtaaaagcgtattatgacatgagaagaaagcgcattgtgacggtgaacccgacaaagtcaatccgtgctttattattagggagagatagtATATGATGAATTTGTTTCCAAACACATGTTTAAAAAAATCAATACGTgctaaatatttttcaaatacattgtATTTTTCTAAAATGTCATGATATATTTGTGAAACacatcaacattttttaaaatatcacGTACATTTTGTGACTGATATTTTTATTGAATTGTCAAAACatattttttacattgtataacatTTAAAAACTGCATGATTTTTTTATGAAATGTGTGAACGTTGTTTTTGAATGCTATCCATATTTTTTAAAATATACAGGAGAATTTTTTTTAACACGGCATGAATATTTCTTGAACACGCAATGATATTTTTTAATTTAAATGGTAGTACCATATTTCAGAAATGTATTGCTTTAAAAAAAACACCTGTTACTCTATTGATACCGATAACAATTACAGGTACACTGCTTTGGACCTAAGAtccaaaaaaagataaaataacTCCTATGACTAAGAACCACAATGAAATTTTTTGTAAACACCTTCTTCGCGGTATCAATCTTTCCTCAaagaaatactccaaagacttcGGTAAAGAGGCTGCAATTAGACTGGAGGAATGATGTTGTCAGCATCAAGAAGGGCGTGGCTTCGCTGAAGCGTGGAGTCCAGACAACCCAGTTTGGGCCGGCCCACGGTCACTTcgctcttttttcctttttctggtcttttcttttcttatttttctgtttctatttcttttactttcttttccattttatttatttttggtgtaTTATAAAAAAATTCATTGCATATTACAATTTTTTCATcatatattaagaaaatgttcacagTATACTACAAAATGTCCATCatgcattataaaaatgttcaccgtaTATTAGAAATTGTTCAAAAATTATGCAAATGTTCACTGTGTGTTTTGAAATTTGTTCAATATATATTACACAAATGTTCAatgtattaaaaaattgttcaacgtatattaCAATATGTTCAATGCGTATTCGAAAATTGTTCAATGTATATAATCACATTTTTTCAACAATGTTCATCGTATATAAAAAAGATTCATCATGTATTATTACAATGTTCATTGTATATCAAGAAAATTTCCATCggatattaagaaaatgttcaatgtgtatttttaaaataaaaaccgAACAAAAAACCGCCCTATATAGTAAACTGGATGTTATAGTATGGGCCGTTACAGTAAACCCGACACGACACTCAAACCAACTAAAAACGGagagaaaatgaaataaaatatcGCTCACAGGGAGAGTGGGCCGGCCAAGCGCGTGCGCCCGTGGGAAGTTACCTCCTTTTGACGCACGCGGGCGTTACACAGCCACACAGGTGCTCCCGTCTAAGACGACGTGAAACAAAGCACTGCCCCCGGGTGGGTACATATGTGTGTACATGTTCCGCCACAGAGAGGAGaaacattggtcaaaattatgAAGTATAGTTTCAGCCAAAAGTTTGCatgtgttctttttcttttttgagatgtAAGTTCATATGTTTCTTTGCGAAAAGTTCTCTTCCAGCAGGGGATGTTCTACTTGAGAGGAATATGGCCACGACAAGTAGTTGTGCAGTTTGCGGGGAAGATGAGTCATGGCGTCACTTCCTGCTAGAGTGCACCATGCAACGTTGTAGACGGAAACAAAAAAATGTCTACTGAATATCGAGTTGAAATTGTAGAGCTTGAAGACTCATGAAGCCACCACGGGCACCTCGGTATAGACGGGAACACCTCCTCTCACAGGAAGACAATTCGCATTAATGAGACACCGAGGCATCAAACTTGAGGTCTGATCTCTGGTGCGGCTGGGGTACCTCTTGTCGGAGTTAATTCCGGTGAATCTCGGATAAGGGGTCCCGAGCTCTAGCCTAAGTACGATGGTAGCAAGAGATGCAAGgttttttttacccaggttcaggctctctcgaagagataatacctaCGTTCCTGCTTTAGTTGTAGTGACTGGGGTGAAATACAAAGTACATGTGTTTCTACCACGAGATTTTATGTGTCCTCtatgcgccctaccccctggtttatataggcacaAAGGGGTCTAGGGTTACAGATATGTCAACTACGTGTAGATCGTGGTGTAGACGACTTTTGATCTTGGAGTGCGCGCGCCAAGCCTTCGGGAATCCACCTTGTGTACGCCGTGGGTCGTTTGGGTGTGGCCTATTAGTGAATCACCAGGGAGCTCCGTTGCCCGACACACTGGtcgggggacgacgtggtgagtacaccatcagtagcccctgaaccggtcttaGAAGTCagggacgctcctcggttcttcctGTAAAGGCCTCAGCTTGGGGTGGATTGTCCGGAGGCACGCCATTTTGGGCCGGCCCACGGTCACTTCGCTCTTTCTTCATTTTTctggttttttcttttcttatttttctgtttctgtttcttttattttgttttccatttttttattttcgTGTAATATAAAAAGTTCATTGTGTCTTACAACTTTTTTCATcatatattaagaaaatgttcacagCATACTATAAAATGTCCATCatgcattataaaaatgttcatagtatattagaaaatgttcacaaattatGCGAATGTTCACtgtgggcgtgtttggttgcccgcatgcagcccaaccaggcccgcgcgggatgtgcgcgacctgtttggttgcctgggctGCATGCGGTTTGTGGCCCGCACTGACCTTAAAGCAGCCTGGCCCGGCGGAAACtgccgaatcggcagtttctcgcgagcctgGCAGGGCACAGCCACGCGTGCGAGGCAGTTGCACGCCTCGGGCAGCGCGGGAGATGGTGGGGACGTCTCATAACTCGCCCCCACTCTTCTGTCACTGCCCCAGTCG
This DNA window, taken from Triticum aestivum cultivar Chinese Spring chromosome 1D, IWGSC CS RefSeq v2.1, whole genome shotgun sequence, encodes the following:
- the LOC123173838 gene encoding uncharacterized protein; protein product: MSSANATCCVSGEFWIDGSARLQIGDGPVPRPSSITLKEFGDLWVADAKRQFSLRPKSPSPDEKLKRRQERKRKGLVIALNTYAKRNNIQLSELEFVEEKESNQVDGCAALYVHSNFLVKGSDGRHTMFFAEMRPDCTQEEDVVLCTPLEENNYGHCFGCDDRAKELRHPSGGGYLGGHNEMIFHLEELDSDDDCFM